In Camelus dromedarius isolate mCamDro1 chromosome 3, mCamDro1.pat, whole genome shotgun sequence, one DNA window encodes the following:
- the ANKRD34B gene encoding ankyrin repeat domain-containing protein 34B — MDEGIELSSDGNSLIKAVHQSRLRLTRLLLEGGAYINESNDRGETPLMIACKTKHVDHQGVSKAKMVKYLLENNADPNIQDKSGKTALMHACLEKAGPEVVSLLLKSGADLSLQDHSSYSALVYAINSEDRETLKVLLSACKAKGKEVIIITTAKSPSGRHTTQQYLNMPPADIDGGHSPATCATPSKIDLKTVSLSRSHSSETEMTLFGFKDLEPSGSTDDMGDPVSPVRKPGMAPNGPKLPQASPWIKSPPSLMHQNRVASLQEELQDITPEEELSYKINGLALSKRFITRHQSIDVKDTAHLLRAFDQTSSRKMSYDEINYQAFFSEGSQQCTDIPVDQDPDSNQTICASTLRNIVQKRNSGANHYSSDSQLSAGLTPTTLEDGKALTGKKKILSTSPSLLSGSKELLESTPPGPLSRRNHALLERRGSGAFPLDHNITQTRPGFLPPLNVNPHPPISDINVSNKISSLLSCGQKVLMPTVPVFPKEFKSKKTLLRRQSLQTEQIKQLVNF; from the coding sequence ATGGATGAAGGTATAGAACTTTCTAGTGATGGAAATTCCCTGATCAAAGCGGTCCATCAGAGCCGGCTTCGCCTTACAAGACTCTTGCTGGAAGGTGGCGCCTACATTAATGAGAGCAATGATCGTGGGGAAACACCTTTAATGATTGCTTGTAAGACCAAACATGTTGATCACCAGGGTGTCAGTAAAGCCAAAATGGTTAAATACCTGTTAGAAAACAATGCTGATCCCAACATACAGGACAAATCTGGGAAAACTGCTTTGATGCACGCTTGCTTAGAAAAAGCAGGTCCTGAAGTTGTTTCTTTGCTCCTAAAGAGTGGGGCTGACCTCAGCTTGCAAGACCATTCTAGTTACTCGGCCCTTGTTTATGCCATAAATTCAGAAGACAGAGAGACCCTGAAAGTTTTACTTAGTGCTTGCAAGGCAAAAGGGAAAGAGGTCATTATCATAACAACAGCAAAATCGCCCTCTGGCAGGCACACGACCCAACAGTACTTAAATATGCCTCCTGCGGATATAGATGGGGGTCATTCCCCAGCCACCTGTGCCACTCCttcaaaaatagacttaaaaacagTCTCATTGTCACGTTCACATTCTTCTGAAACTGAAATGACGCTTTTTGGCTTTAAAGATCTGGAGCCCTCAGGAAGCACTGATGATATGGGAGACCCAGTCTCCCCTGTGAGGAAGCCTGGTATGGCTCCTAACGGGCCCAAGCTACCTCAGGCTTCACCCTGGATCAAGAGTCCCCCCTCATTAATGCACCAGAACAGAGTGGCCTCCTTACAAGAAGAGCTCCAGGATATTACTCCAGAGGAAGAATTATCCTACAAAATCAATGGGCTGGCACTTTCCAAGCGATTCATCACTAGGCACCAAAGTATTGATGTAAAAGACACTGCACATCTGCTAAGAGCCTTTGATCAGACCAGCTCAAGAAAGATGTCATACGATGAAATAAATTaccaagcatttttttcagaaggaAGTCAGCAATGCACTGACATCCCAGTTGACCAGGACCCAGACTCTAACCAGACAATATGTGCTTCCACATTAAGAAATATAGTTCAGAAAAGAAACTCAGGAGCAAATCACTACAGCTCTGATTCCCAGCTGTCAGCCGGTCTTACCCCTACAACTTTAGAAGATGGCAAAGCacttacaggaaagaaaaaaatcctgtcgACATCTCCTTCCTTGTTGTCAGGGTCCAAAGAATTGTTGGAGAGTACCCCCCCAGGCCCCCTGAGCAGGAGAAATCATGCGCTTTTAGAAAGGCGTGGTTCTGGGGCATTTCCTTTAGATCACAACATTACACAGACCAGACCAGGATTTCTGCCACCCTTAAATGTGAATCCTCACCCTCCCATCTCAGATATCAATGTCAGTAACAAGATATCCAGCCTTCTTTCTTGTGGTCAAAAAGTGCTTATGCCAACAGTTCCTGTTTTCCCCAAAgaattcaaaagtaaaaaaacatTGCTAAGGAGACAATCATTGCAAACAGAACAAATTAAGCAACTAGTTAATTTTTAA